The following DNA comes from Papaver somniferum cultivar HN1 chromosome 4, ASM357369v1, whole genome shotgun sequence.
AAATTCTCCATCCTTTTGGAATAAGAAATCCTGTAAAgccaaaaaataaattaaaaagaaatcatcacaatataatcaCTTACAGATCATTTTCTTTATAAAGATggcaaaagaaagaaaatcaatAACAGATCAGTACGAAACTTTTAATCATAATACAACTTTAAATACATAAATATTTTTTCGAAATTGAAAAGAATGTATATTGATATATATATGTATCTGTATATAATGCGATGAACCTGGCTTGGTCCACCATTACACTATGAGTATGAACCTTTACACTCATGTGGCTTCATCCATAAAATACTAAAATttccaaccaaaaaaaaaagaaaagagaatataAAAATTTCTACTGCATAAGTGCTCCTACTTATTGtgttttcttattttccttgTCTGTTTTACAACAAAATATTCACAATGCATGTAGCTGTTATTTTTACCATGAAATCACAAAGTAAAGAAACACtcgataaaaaaaaatgtattaaaCCGAGAGAAAACAAGATGAAATTACGGGTGACATGAATGATTCAAGAATTCTTACCGTTCAATTCCATGTCCTCGGTTGTCTGCCTAAGTACCCCATTAACAATTGTAGCCAGTCTCATTGTTTCGAATATCACCTGATTATGTAAAGTATCGTATAAATTAGCTTCTactgttgtatttttttttttttttatgaacatgAGGAAGTTCTCAGATGAAATTACTTACAGCGCGCGTGAATTTCATGGACGGGTAATCGTTCCAATCAATAGGGTCATCTGGTCCTTTATGTTTTCTAATTGCTAAATGTTCTTCCTACAAAAGAATACATCAAATTACGGTCAGAAATGTTAACAAATCAAAACATACAAATGAAAGCAAAGTCGAAATCCAACTTGAAATCCTTATACGCACCCTAAGTTCTTGAAGAGCTCTAGGATGATCATGAAGATACTTGACAGCCATCATCGAAGTTGTTGACACAGTTTCGTACCCGGAGTAAAGGACCGTAATTATTTGATCCATTATCTCCTCAACACTTAGATTGTATCTGTTATCTCCTATTAGACCACCAAGCATGTCATTGTGGGTACTCGGTGAAGCTCTTCGTTCCTCAATGATTTTTCTCAAAATCTCAATAACATTCTTTCTTCCCTGTGACAAAACGATAAAGTAAAAAACATCAGTAACCATATCTAAAATCCGAACACAAGTAGAAAGAACCATCAAATCAAAAGACTGTGTGACAAAACCAACAGAAGCACAGCGGTCGCTATACGAAACACGTGCAGTAGGCCTCTCAGATCAAAAACCTCCAAAAATAGAACACATGACATTGCTTTTAATCTCTCACACACACACTTTTGCCAATACTGGGACAAATGGATAGTTTCAAAAAACCTCTTAAACAATTATACTTGGATACTTGTGAATTTGTATTGCGTTTACCTTGAATCCACGGTTGTAATTTGTGCCCGGAAGGTTGATAGGAAGCGAGAGAGTTCCTATTACTAGTTTGCAGAATTCAGTCTTGAGTGATTCAGATTTTTCGTCAGATGCAATACCGATCTGATAAAACGAAGATAACAAAGCCATCTGTACACAAAACACACAAATTAATTAAAAACTTACTAAGAAATGTTATTCATTTGGTACCGGAAACAGAAGAGTAAAAGCAAGCAACTAACTAACCTCTTTAGTTTTTTCTTGGATGTCAAGAGTTTTACCACCCCAATTACTGAGGTGAGATCTCATAAACTCATCAACCTTAGGAAGAAGTTGATCTCTGATAGTGGAAGGACTAACAATTGAAAGCATTGACCCTCTCATAGCTTTATGAGCTGAACCGTTCACCGCAGCGATATTGcattttcctaaaatatctaACATGGATTGTGGATAACCAGGAACTAATCCTTTTCCTTCATTCAATAGGATATATCTATTCAACTCTGGATCCATTGATACAATTGTTGGACAACCCAATATGTGGGATTTGAAGAAACTCCCATACCTGAAAATATTTGAatgaaaaacaaacagaaaaaacTGTATTACCTacctacttcaaaaaaaaaaatgaactctTATGAACAGAAATTACTCAAATCTTTTTGTGGCTACTTTTCAGAAAAATTAAGTGATTATATAATTGGCTAATGAAATTCATTCCATGCAACACTGTAGATTTCACATTAGATACTATGAAAAATTCAATCAAGAAAAGAGTTCTTTAAAAAATAAGTACTCTGTTTTGCAACAAAATAGAATATATCCAATAACGAAGAACAGGAACAAAACACCATATTCTAAGAAACCAATAATTCATTACCACATTATGATTAGAGTAAAGAaatgaataaaaacaaaacaagagagAAAATCAAATAGCACACAACTGACCTTGCTCTTTGGTTTTTCATGAAGTTGGGACCCTGTTTAAGAAACTCAGTAGTTTCACCAAAAACAGGCCAACCCATAGTACCAGGAGGTAAACCTTTCTTCCTGTATCTAACTTCATTCCATCTAAGTAGCGCAGTACAGATGAAACATAATACTACCACCGCTAGAAAAACAACCAAGAAAACCgccattgatgatgatgatgaatgctTCTGGTATGTAAATGTTACAACCCACTTCCAACACCGAAGAGATATAGAAGTGTAAAATGGAAAATGGGTTGAATAATTTCAAAGTTAGTCAGAAGTATATATAGGCCTGTGAAGACAGGGAGGGAGGATGAGTCTTGACTTATTTTTAGTATGACCACCATAGTCCATTCTATGCACCCTTCCCTAAGCACCCTCCCTAAGTATAGACCCACACTTCTTTAGTAATAAAATCTCACCTCACCCCACAACTCTGTTCATTCtacagagagagaaagaaaaactgTCATAGTGAATGTGTACTGTGTTGTCTAGACTGGGTAATGTTGGAAATGGAATTGAAGTTACAATTGAGTTTGTTTAACTAAGCTGCTGTAATGAACAAGTAGTAAAATGACTGAGTTTTTGTCTGGTGATGAAAGATTTTGATCGgccaaaaaattataaaaatgatGAAGGCCCACAATTTTGAATCAAAGGCAGGTGAGTGAGATAGAGAAAGAGAGTGGCACATGGACACCACCCAATtggagatagaagaagaagaagaagaaggagaaggaagtTCTCCCTATCTCGCTCACTCACtgcccaaatttttttttttctttccatcaCATGCCTGTCAAACGAGATCTGTTAACTCTATTTAGACAAACAAATCACTAACAAACAATCTATTAAGGATGATGATGCCGTGTGTGTGATGAAGTAATCTTTCTTCAATTATTTAACTGCACACAGGGTTGAATCTTGTTTTGATAAAGAAGAAACAAATACTACTGTTTTTGTAAATCTTTGTAATGTGAAGCTATGGACTGTTAAAAGACTTCACTAAGTTACAAATTATGTCCCATAGATTTGAGTGTTTTTAAAttagaaatcattcttttctggATGTTATAAAATAGTGTCAGTATTATTTGAGTGTAATTTGTGGCATACAACATAATATGATATAGTTGTACACTTGAGTATTTATCCGATAACAATTCAGAGTTGCGTGCTAATGTTAAGAGATATCTT
Coding sequences within:
- the LOC113275767 gene encoding cytochrome P450 85A1-like, whose amino-acid sequence is MAVFLVVFLAVVVLCFICTALLRWNEVRYRKKGLPPGTMGWPVFGETTEFLKQGPNFMKNQRARYGSFFKSHILGCPTIVSMDPELNRYILLNEGKGLVPGYPQSMLDILGKCNIAAVNGSAHKAMRGSMLSIVSPSTIRDQLLPKVDEFMRSHLSNWGGKTLDIQEKTKEMALLSSFYQIGIASDEKSESLKTEFCKLVIGTLSLPINLPGTNYNRGFKGRKNVIEILRKIIEERRASPSTHNDMLGGLIGDNRYNLSVEEIMDQIITVLYSGYETVSTTSMMAVKYLHDHPRALQELREEHLAIRKHKGPDDPIDWNDYPSMKFTRAVIFETMRLATIVNGVLRQTTEDMELNGFLIPKGWRIYVYTRESNYDSCLYPDPLAFNPWRWKDRSLESHHHMMLFGGGTRLCPGKELGIAEVSTFLHYFVTKYRWEEVGGDTLMKFPRVEAPNGFHIRVSSSQ